In one Labeo rohita strain BAU-BD-2019 unplaced genomic scaffold, IGBB_LRoh.1.0 scaffold_232, whole genome shotgun sequence genomic region, the following are encoded:
- the LOC127159594 gene encoding von Willebrand factor A domain-containing protein 5A-like isoform X1, which yields MMVNCCGLVSEKNVPVPLKIISVQLQIQDHVASVSSSLQYVNEEEHPLEAVFIFPLPADAAVCHFSARIGEQEIVAEVQDRQSARDQYDDAVSSGQQAFLLEESDESPDVFKLNVGCLSPGQTAVISIVYVIELSIQADNALRFCLPAVLNPRYKPAALAASVPEVSSACVIPYTLSLSVDVRSSDHISRLESSCPLDPLEFLDAQHSHATVNLSAGHRFDKDVELLLYYENTHQPTAVVEAGAAAAQPGSLMGDPALMISLYPEFPADVMSSLAFQGEFIFVVDRSGSMSCKMHHGKDAQMRIESARDTLLLLLKSLPMGCYFNIYGFGSRFESFFLQSIVYSEETMEEALRRVKNMNADMGGTEILQPLKHIYSQPCYPDHPRQLFVFTDGEVSNTKEVLDLVKSHVYSHRCFSFGIGEGASTALVTGMAREGSGHAQFITGTDRMQPKVMQSLRFALQPAENNISVDWTVPEGVTVDMLSPPIIALFQGQRALIYAQIKGQSSGETEGTVTVKYKLKDQPVTNQLQFTLKPTEDTGLTIHRLAARTVIRSLELQERAGLPAGVENIRNRIVELSVQAGVSSVHTAFIAVNKDSKQTVKGPLLQRRVPLQRMWQFSAMGAPPAKMSSKK from the exons ATGATGGTGAACTGCTGTGGTTTGGTGTCTGAGAAAAATGTGCCAG TTCCTCTGAAGATCATCTCGGTGCAGCTGCAGATTCAGGATCACGTGGCCTCCGTCAGTTCCAGTCTGCAGTATGTCAATGAGGAGGAGCATCCGCTGGAGGCCGTGTTCATCTTCCCGCTGCCTGCTGATGCTGCCGTCTGCCACTTCAGTGCCAGGATCGGAGAGCAAGAGATTGTGGCGGAGGTGCAAGACAGGCAGAGC GCACGAGATCAGTATGATGATGCTGTGAGTTCAGGTCAGCAGGCGTTTCTGCTGGAAGAGAGTGATGAGAGTCCGGATGTGTTCAAACTGAATGTCGGCTGTTTGTCTCCGGGTCAGACTGCCGTCATCTCTATCGTCTACGTCATCGAGCTCAGCATTCAGGCTGACAACGCACTGCGCTTCTGTCTGCCGGCTGTACTCAACCCACGATACAAACCAGCAG CTTTAGCTGCCAGTGTTCCAGAAGTTTCCTCAGCATGTGTTATTCCCTACACACTGTCTCTGAGTGTCGATGTGAGATCTTCAGACCACATCTCCAGACTTGAGTCCAGCTGCCCTCTGGATCCTCTGGAATTCCTCGATGCACAGCACAGTCACGCCACG gtgaaTCTGAGTGCTGGTCACCGGTTTGATAAGGATGTCGAGCTGCTTCTGTACTATGAGAACACCCATCAGCCCACTGCTGTGGTGGAGGCCGGAGCAGCTGCAGCTCAGCCAG GTTCTCTGATGGGCGACCCGGCACTCATGATCAGTTTGTACCCAGAGTTCCCTGCGGATGTGATGTCGTCACTGGCGTTTCAGGGCGAGTTCATTTTTGTGGTCGACAGATCCGGCAGTATGAGCTGCAAGATGCATCATGGGAAAGACGCACAGATGCGCATCGAAAGCGCAAGA GatacgctgctgctgctgctgaagaGTTTGCCAATGGGATGCTACTTCAACATCTATGGATTCGGCTCTCGTTTTGAGTCCTTCTTTCT TCAGAGTATCGTGTACAGTGAGGAAACTATGGAAGAGGCTCTAAGGAGAGTAAAGAACATGAATGCAGACATGGGCGGCACAGAGATCCTACAGCCACTGAAACATATCTATAGTCAGCCCTGTTACCCGGATCACCCTCGACAG CTGTTTGTCTTCACTGATGGAGAGGTGTCGAACACTAAGGAGGTGCTGGATCTGGTGAAGAGTCACGTTTACTCTCACAG GTGTTTCTCCTTCGGGATCGGTGAGGGTGCGAGTACGGCTCTCGTCACAGGAATGGCTAGAGAGGGTTCTGGTCACGCTCAGTTCATCACAGGCACTGACCGCATGCAGCCCAAA GTGATGCAGTCGCTCAGGTTTGCTCTTCAGCCGGCCGAGAATAATATCTCTGTGGACTGGACCGTTCCTGAGGGCGTGACGGTGGACATGCTGTCCCCACCCATCATTGCTCTGTTCCAGGGTCAGAGGGCGCTCATCTACGCTCAGATAAAAGGACAG AGCTCAGGAGAGACAGAAGGAACAGTAACTGTGAAATACAAGCTGAAAGATCAACCAGTGACTAATCAGCTCCAGTTTACTCTTAAACCAACGGAAGACACAGG ACTGACGATCCACCGGCTGGCGGCCCGGACTGTGATCCGCTCTCTGGAGCTGCAGGAACGAGCCGGACTACCTGCAGGTGTAGAGAACATCAGGAACCGGATTGTGGAGCTCAGCGTTCAGGCAGGAGTGAGCAGCGTTCATACGGCCTTCATCGCCGTCAATAAAGACAGCAAACAGACTGTGAAAGGGCCGTTGCTGCAGAGGAGAGTGCCGTTACAGC GTATGTGGCAATTCTCTGCAATGGGTGCCCCCCCTGCGAAAATGAGCAGTAAGAAATAA
- the LOC127159596 gene encoding von Willebrand factor A domain-containing protein 5A-like, which yields MEVLLEQVAALEKRLAQEKEEKDRLVGSVIMVKCCGLVSEKNVPVPLKSISVQLQIRDHVASVSSSLQYVNEEERPLEAVFVFPLPADAAVCHFSARIGEQEIVAEVQDRRSARDQYDDAVSSGQQVFLLEESDESPDVFRLNVGCLSPGQTAVISIVYVIELSVQADNALRFCLPAVLNPRYKPAALAASVPEVSSACVIPYTLSLSVDVRSSDRISRLESSCPLDPLEFLDAQHSHATVNLSAGHRFDKDVELLLYYENTHQPTAVVEAGAAAAQPGSLMGDPALMISLYPEFPADVTSSLASQGEFIFVVDRSGSMSCRMHHGKGAQMRIESARDTLLLLLKSLPMGCYFNIYGFGSRFESFFPQSVVYSEETMEEALRRVKNMNADIRGTKILQPLKHIYSQPCYPDHPRQLFVFTDGEVWNTKEVLDLVKSHVHSHRRITAAEMTSLCHCTT from the exons AGCGTCATTATGGTGAAATGCTGTGGTCTGGTGTCTGAGAAAAATGTGCCAG TTCCTCTGAAGAGCATCTCGGTGCAGCTGCAGATTCGGGATCACGTGGCCTCCGTCAGTTCCAGTCTGCAGTATGTCAATGAGGAGGAGCGTCCGCTGGAGGCCGTTTTCGTCTTCCCGCTGCCTGCTGATGCTGCCGTCTGCCACTTCAGTGCCAGGATCGGAGAGCAAGAGATTGTGGCGGAGGTGCAAGACAGGCGGAGT GCACGAGATCAGTATGATGATGCTGTGAGTTCAGGTCAGCAGGTGTTTCTGCTGGAAGAGAGTGACGAGAGTCCGGATGTGTTCAGACTGAATGTCGGCTGTTTGTCTCCGGGTCAGACTGCCGTCATCTCTATCGTCTACGTCATCGAGCTCAGCGTTCAGGCTGACAACGCACTGCGCTTCTGTCTGCCGGCTGTACTCAACCCACGATACAAACCAGCAG CTTTAGCTGCCAGTGTTCCAGAAGTTTCCTCAGCATGTGTTATTCCCTACACACTGTCTCTGAGTGTTGATGTGAGATCTTCAGACCGCATCTCCAGACTTGAGTCCAGCTGCCCTCTGGATCCTCTGGAGTTCCTCGATGCACAGCACAGTCACGCCACG GTGAATCTGAGTGCTGGTCACCGGTTTGATAAGGATGTCGAGCTGCTTCTGTACTATGAGAACACCCATCAGCCCACTGCTGTGGTGGAGGCCGGAGCAGCTGCAGCTCAGCCAG GTTCTCTGATGGGCGACCCGGCACTCATGATCAGTTTGTACCCAGAGTTCCCTGCGGATGTGACATCGTCACTGGCATCTCAGGGCGAGTTCATTTTTGTGGTCGACAGATCCGGTAGTATGAGCTGCAGGATGCATCATGGGAAAGGCGCACAGATGCGCATCGAAAGCGCAAGA GatacgctgctgctgctgctgaagaGTTTGCCAATGGGATGCTACTTCAACATCTATGGATTCGGCTCTCGTTTTGAGTCCTTCTTTCC TCAGAGTGTCGTGTACAGCGAGGAAACGATGGAAGAGGCTCTAAGAAGAGTAAAGAATATGAATGCAGACATCCGCGGCACAAAGATCCTACAGCCACTGAAACACATCTACAGTCAGCCCTGTTACCCAGATCACCCTCGACAG CTGTTTGTCTTCACTGATGGAGAGGTGTGGAACACTAAGGAGGTGCTGGATCTGGTGAAGAGTCACGTTCACTCTCACAG GCGCATCACTGCTGCGGAGATGACAAGTCTATGTCATTGTACCACTTGA
- the LOC127159594 gene encoding von Willebrand factor A domain-containing protein 5A-like isoform X2, producing the protein MMVNCCGLVSEKNVPVPLKIISVQLQIQDHVASVSSSLQYVNEEEHPLEAVFIFPLPADAAVCHFSARIGEQEIVAEVQDRQSARDQYDDAVSSGQQAFLLEESDESPDVFKLNVGCLSPGQTAVISIVYVIELSIQADNALRFCLPAVLNPRYKPAAASVPEVSSACVIPYTLSLSVDVRSSDHISRLESSCPLDPLEFLDAQHSHATVNLSAGHRFDKDVELLLYYENTHQPTAVVEAGAAAAQPGSLMGDPALMISLYPEFPADVMSSLAFQGEFIFVVDRSGSMSCKMHHGKDAQMRIESARDTLLLLLKSLPMGCYFNIYGFGSRFESFFLQSIVYSEETMEEALRRVKNMNADMGGTEILQPLKHIYSQPCYPDHPRQLFVFTDGEVSNTKEVLDLVKSHVYSHRCFSFGIGEGASTALVTGMAREGSGHAQFITGTDRMQPKVMQSLRFALQPAENNISVDWTVPEGVTVDMLSPPIIALFQGQRALIYAQIKGQSSGETEGTVTVKYKLKDQPVTNQLQFTLKPTEDTGLTIHRLAARTVIRSLELQERAGLPAGVENIRNRIVELSVQAGVSSVHTAFIAVNKDSKQTVKGPLLQRRVPLQRMWQFSAMGAPPAKMSSKK; encoded by the exons ATGATGGTGAACTGCTGTGGTTTGGTGTCTGAGAAAAATGTGCCAG TTCCTCTGAAGATCATCTCGGTGCAGCTGCAGATTCAGGATCACGTGGCCTCCGTCAGTTCCAGTCTGCAGTATGTCAATGAGGAGGAGCATCCGCTGGAGGCCGTGTTCATCTTCCCGCTGCCTGCTGATGCTGCCGTCTGCCACTTCAGTGCCAGGATCGGAGAGCAAGAGATTGTGGCGGAGGTGCAAGACAGGCAGAGC GCACGAGATCAGTATGATGATGCTGTGAGTTCAGGTCAGCAGGCGTTTCTGCTGGAAGAGAGTGATGAGAGTCCGGATGTGTTCAAACTGAATGTCGGCTGTTTGTCTCCGGGTCAGACTGCCGTCATCTCTATCGTCTACGTCATCGAGCTCAGCATTCAGGCTGACAACGCACTGCGCTTCTGTCTGCCGGCTGTACTCAACCCACGATACAAACCAGCAG CTGCCAGTGTTCCAGAAGTTTCCTCAGCATGTGTTATTCCCTACACACTGTCTCTGAGTGTCGATGTGAGATCTTCAGACCACATCTCCAGACTTGAGTCCAGCTGCCCTCTGGATCCTCTGGAATTCCTCGATGCACAGCACAGTCACGCCACG gtgaaTCTGAGTGCTGGTCACCGGTTTGATAAGGATGTCGAGCTGCTTCTGTACTATGAGAACACCCATCAGCCCACTGCTGTGGTGGAGGCCGGAGCAGCTGCAGCTCAGCCAG GTTCTCTGATGGGCGACCCGGCACTCATGATCAGTTTGTACCCAGAGTTCCCTGCGGATGTGATGTCGTCACTGGCGTTTCAGGGCGAGTTCATTTTTGTGGTCGACAGATCCGGCAGTATGAGCTGCAAGATGCATCATGGGAAAGACGCACAGATGCGCATCGAAAGCGCAAGA GatacgctgctgctgctgctgaagaGTTTGCCAATGGGATGCTACTTCAACATCTATGGATTCGGCTCTCGTTTTGAGTCCTTCTTTCT TCAGAGTATCGTGTACAGTGAGGAAACTATGGAAGAGGCTCTAAGGAGAGTAAAGAACATGAATGCAGACATGGGCGGCACAGAGATCCTACAGCCACTGAAACATATCTATAGTCAGCCCTGTTACCCGGATCACCCTCGACAG CTGTTTGTCTTCACTGATGGAGAGGTGTCGAACACTAAGGAGGTGCTGGATCTGGTGAAGAGTCACGTTTACTCTCACAG GTGTTTCTCCTTCGGGATCGGTGAGGGTGCGAGTACGGCTCTCGTCACAGGAATGGCTAGAGAGGGTTCTGGTCACGCTCAGTTCATCACAGGCACTGACCGCATGCAGCCCAAA GTGATGCAGTCGCTCAGGTTTGCTCTTCAGCCGGCCGAGAATAATATCTCTGTGGACTGGACCGTTCCTGAGGGCGTGACGGTGGACATGCTGTCCCCACCCATCATTGCTCTGTTCCAGGGTCAGAGGGCGCTCATCTACGCTCAGATAAAAGGACAG AGCTCAGGAGAGACAGAAGGAACAGTAACTGTGAAATACAAGCTGAAAGATCAACCAGTGACTAATCAGCTCCAGTTTACTCTTAAACCAACGGAAGACACAGG ACTGACGATCCACCGGCTGGCGGCCCGGACTGTGATCCGCTCTCTGGAGCTGCAGGAACGAGCCGGACTACCTGCAGGTGTAGAGAACATCAGGAACCGGATTGTGGAGCTCAGCGTTCAGGCAGGAGTGAGCAGCGTTCATACGGCCTTCATCGCCGTCAATAAAGACAGCAAACAGACTGTGAAAGGGCCGTTGCTGCAGAGGAGAGTGCCGTTACAGC GTATGTGGCAATTCTCTGCAATGGGTGCCCCCCCTGCGAAAATGAGCAGTAAGAAATAA